Part of the Oncorhynchus nerka isolate Pitt River unplaced genomic scaffold, Oner_Uvic_2.0 unplaced_scaffold_9675, whole genome shotgun sequence genome, CAATACTCCGAGGAGACCCCTCCGCCCGGCTGCCGGCTGACCAAAAACCACTGGAAGGACATCAACAGGGCCATGAAGGAGATCAACAAGTCAGTGAAAGGAGCCGTCTCCAACCAGGAAGGCAAGGGGGTGTCCACAAAGAGCCTGCTGGAGTGCAAGGGGGTGTCTACAAAGAGCCTGCTGGAGTGCAAGGGGGTGTCCACAAAGAGCCTGCTGGAGTGCAAGGGGGTGTCTACAAAGAGCCTGCTGGAGTGCAAGGGGGTGTCCACAAAGAGCCTGCTGGAGTGCAAGGGGTGTCCACAAAGAGCCTGCTGGAGTGCAAGGGGTGTCCACAAAGAGCCTGCTGGAGTGCAAGGGGGTGTCTACAAAGAGCCTGCTGGAGTGCAAGGGGGTGTCCACAAAGAGCCTGCTGGAGTGCAAGGGGGTGTCTACAAAGAGCCTGCTGGAGTGCAAGGGGGTGTCTACAAAGAGCCTGCTGGAGTGCAAGGGGGTGTCTACAAAGAGCCTGCTGGAGTGCAAGGGGGTGTCTACAAAGAGCCTGCTGGAGTGCAAAGGGGTGTCTACAAAGAGCCTGCTGGAGTGCAAGGGGGTGTCTACAAAGAGCCTGCTGGAGTGCAAGGGGGTGTCTACAAAGAGCCTGCTGGAGTGCCAGTCTCTTGCCAAGGACAAGATCCCCCAAGTGCTGAGTAAGTCAATCTGGGATGTCACTGTTATTCCACTCTTCTAGACGTCAGAGATGTTCACAGGATATTATGGGAagctgtctgttatt contains:
- the LOC135565944 gene encoding uncharacterized protein LOC135565944, producing MAKDEKYPSTLSFLAHRDNMRRWFQTLQQNKAVATVNHYTSTIGAFLQYSEETPPPGCRLTKNHWKDINRAMKEINKSVKGAVSNQEGKGVSTKSLLECKGVSTKSLLECKGVSTKSLLECKGVSTKSLLECKGVSTKSLLECKGLLECKGVSTKSLLECKGVSTKSLLECKGVSTKSLLECKGVSTKSLLECKGVSTKSLLECKGVSTKSLLECKGVSTKSLLECKGVSTKSLLECKGVSTKSLLECQSLAKDKIPQVL